One window from the genome of Natronomonas pharaonis DSM 2160 encodes:
- a CDS encoding HVO_2523 family zinc finger protein has translation MSDDSGRPCPMCGTQMYKRHCKYVCPQHGVVVDCSDPFTF, from the coding sequence ATGAGCGACGACAGCGGCCGGCCGTGTCCGATGTGTGGGACACAAATGTACAAGCGGCATTGCAAGTACGTCTGCCCACAGCACGGCGTCGTCGTCGACTGCAGCGACCCGTTTACGTTCTGA
- a CDS encoding TVP38/TMEM64 family protein produces the protein MHRATVRQLFGAGVVAAIAAVAAISTSPQALFAAAERLVERPGLLAVTVVGLYLVRPLLAWPISALSILLGYLLGVAAAPIALAGAVVTTLPAYALARRLGHSEGVLARVGDAGAVVRRTTGDFRGIVAVRLAPLPTDPVSYAAGVAGVPLRPYVLGTAVGEAPWVLTAVLLGASTSQLTTAGAASNPLLVVTALALAALLALSRPAYRRLADDRPLRT, from the coding sequence GTGCACCGGGCGACTGTCCGACAGCTTTTCGGTGCCGGCGTCGTCGCGGCCATCGCGGCGGTGGCGGCAATTTCGACCTCGCCGCAGGCGCTTTTCGCGGCCGCCGAGCGGCTTGTCGAACGCCCCGGGCTGCTCGCCGTGACCGTCGTCGGTCTCTACCTCGTCCGACCGCTTTTGGCGTGGCCCATCAGCGCGCTGTCGATACTGCTTGGATATCTGCTTGGCGTGGCCGCGGCCCCGATCGCGCTTGCCGGTGCAGTCGTAACGACACTTCCCGCCTACGCGCTCGCGCGGCGGCTCGGCCACAGTGAGGGCGTCCTCGCCCGTGTCGGCGATGCTGGGGCCGTCGTTCGACGGACGACGGGTGATTTCCGGGGCATCGTCGCGGTGCGGCTTGCGCCGCTGCCGACAGACCCGGTCTCGTATGCTGCGGGGGTGGCTGGGGTCCCGCTACGACCGTACGTGCTGGGCACAGCGGTCGGAGAGGCCCCGTGGGTGCTAACGGCCGTGCTGCTCGGAGCGTCGACGAGCCAGCTTACAACCGCCGGCGCTGCTTCGAACCCGCTGTTGGTCGTGACGGCGCTGGCGTTGGCGGCACTGCTGGCCCTTTCGCGGCCCGCCTACCGTCGACTCGCCGATGACAGACCGCTCAGAACGTAA
- a CDS encoding DUF5830 family protein translates to MSRDASDDGDIEDPVELGVQLLARLEAPELPLPAVIDRIETITTHPETTRAILEAAERRGHISRDGETVTTAGGQFLSFESEVVTKEGDFECQRCGASISTGYFMQLEAGEHGPFGSSCIKKVTGRE, encoded by the coding sequence GTGAGCCGCGACGCCTCCGACGATGGTGATATCGAAGACCCCGTCGAGCTCGGCGTACAGCTCTTGGCACGGCTTGAAGCGCCGGAACTCCCGCTGCCGGCAGTCATCGACCGCATCGAGACGATTACGACCCACCCGGAGACAACGCGGGCGATTCTGGAGGCTGCAGAGCGACGTGGACACATCTCCCGTGACGGCGAGACAGTCACGACAGCCGGCGGGCAGTTTCTCAGTTTTGAAAGCGAGGTCGTCACAAAGGAGGGCGATTTCGAGTGTCAGCGCTGCGGCGCATCGATTTCAACGGGCTATTTTATGCAACTGGAGGCTGGCGAGCACGGGCCGTTCGGTTCCTCGTGCATTAAGAAAGTCACCGGCAGAGAGTAG
- a CDS encoding DUF7115 domain-containing protein has product MDDLPELLADAVAGGTVIDIIDIGGGDTIAVTRSATHVFRSDGLLKDESVETFGHDVDRIGVKTKRRKSSIQLESIDASESFTVPSKIADAVVEATLEGVLRTTGVVAADEELQTQFRFSELTLVVTDRQLLKHVGSAVWDDEYEAFRYDELTGLDFEKGSVATQVIVETDSRRQRVKVPNEHAGSVQQVVQTAVFEYHGVSSLSGLQAKLDPETEPEPVGGDEAADADEAEATTSPEENGGQDDDDGFVSADWSPPADQDPARVTPNSDVDGNDAAAGAAESQPTADATTATPDAAADVEALSQQVEALAAKVDRQTELLEAQQETIEQLVDELRRGR; this is encoded by the coding sequence ATGGACGACCTACCGGAACTGCTGGCTGATGCTGTCGCCGGCGGGACGGTCATCGACATCATCGACATCGGCGGCGGCGACACCATCGCCGTTACCCGGAGCGCGACGCACGTCTTCCGCTCCGACGGACTGCTGAAAGACGAGTCTGTCGAGACGTTCGGCCACGACGTAGACCGGATCGGCGTGAAGACGAAGCGACGGAAAAGCTCAATTCAACTCGAATCCATCGACGCAAGCGAGAGCTTCACCGTTCCATCCAAGATCGCCGACGCGGTTGTTGAAGCAACGCTTGAAGGTGTCCTCAGGACGACGGGTGTCGTTGCGGCCGACGAAGAGCTCCAGACACAGTTTCGGTTCAGCGAGCTAACGCTCGTTGTGACCGACCGACAGCTGCTCAAGCACGTCGGCAGCGCCGTCTGGGACGATGAGTACGAGGCCTTCCGATACGACGAACTCACCGGGCTGGACTTCGAGAAAGGAAGCGTCGCGACGCAGGTTATCGTTGAGACCGACAGCCGACGGCAGCGCGTCAAGGTGCCCAACGAGCACGCCGGAAGTGTACAGCAGGTGGTACAGACCGCCGTCTTCGAGTATCACGGTGTGTCCTCGCTCAGTGGTCTGCAAGCGAAGCTTGACCCCGAAACGGAGCCAGAGCCCGTCGGCGGAGACGAGGCGGCCGACGCCGACGAGGCGGAAGCAACGACCAGTCCGGAAGAAAACGGCGGACAGGACGACGACGACGGCTTCGTCTCTGCCGACTGGTCGCCCCCGGCTGACCAAGACCCGGCTCGGGTCACGCCGAACAGCGATGTCGATGGCAACGATGCTGCGGCCGGTGCAGCGGAGTCGCAGCCGACCGCCGACGCTACGACGGCCACGCCCGATGCGGCCGCCGATGTCGAGGCGCTCTCACAACAGGTTGAGGCGCTTGCAGCAAAGGTCGACCGACAGACCGAGCTGCTCGAAGCCCAACAGGAGACCATCGAACAACTCGTCGACGAGCTTCGGCGCGGTCGGTGA
- a CDS encoding sensor histidine kinase, producing MNSIAEEPPVGPILAVAGLVVIGIAAWRTVVAETIGPMLIAALLPVLLTGGLLLVLGYRIHALSERTDRILLWTGVGAIAVTAAVGAILLRVHLLDVRLDPLLILLAVGSVGAAGAAGAAFIDTKRRDTLARYRQRVTELETRLADTSGVGLVSLTPAGEVDDWSAGAADILGYDAEGIRGEHLSTLYPDDNDDIRHPQLKPGQDTDDDTHEPSARHHLQQALRTDHVVLDGRLRRADDEWVPVTGTLTAAEDGETLVGYTLVVSARDHRGYTAPSHEREATPDDRSGHWGRQFERLAPIVDETLREPHATASEAVTNERTRNDSGRLDDAATALEEMADPLAEIHALAAAHRDADALERVALDSAVESAWEAADPMWARLETEELTAVNAVPERLERLLTELFENAVEHGGDVTVRVGMLPDGIYVADDGPGLEAPETVFEVGYTTDDGDGTGLGLPTVAAIAESHAWDVSAAESADGGARFEVRGMQTFGRAE from the coding sequence ATGAACAGCATCGCCGAAGAGCCGCCAGTAGGACCGATACTCGCTGTCGCCGGGCTCGTCGTCATCGGCATTGCCGCGTGGCGAACCGTCGTCGCAGAGACCATCGGACCGATGCTCATCGCCGCGCTACTGCCCGTGTTGCTGACCGGCGGGTTGCTGCTGGTGCTTGGGTATCGGATTCACGCCCTCTCGGAGCGGACCGACCGTATCCTTCTGTGGACGGGTGTCGGCGCTATCGCGGTGACCGCCGCCGTCGGCGCGATTCTTCTCCGGGTCCATCTACTCGATGTCCGTCTGGACCCGCTTTTGATCCTTCTGGCGGTCGGGTCGGTCGGTGCGGCTGGCGCGGCCGGCGCAGCGTTTATCGACACCAAGCGTCGTGATACACTTGCACGCTACCGACAGCGCGTCACCGAACTCGAAACACGGCTGGCAGACACAAGCGGGGTCGGGCTCGTCTCGCTCACGCCCGCCGGCGAGGTAGACGACTGGAGCGCCGGCGCGGCCGACATCCTCGGGTACGACGCCGAAGGCATCCGGGGTGAACATCTCAGCACCCTCTATCCGGACGACAATGACGACATCCGCCATCCACAGCTAAAGCCCGGGCAGGATACCGACGACGACACCCACGAACCGTCCGCACGACATCACCTCCAGCAGGCGTTGCGGACCGACCACGTTGTCCTCGACGGTCGCCTCCGGCGGGCTGACGACGAATGGGTGCCGGTCACCGGTACGCTCACCGCTGCCGAGGACGGCGAAACGCTCGTCGGGTACACGCTGGTCGTTTCGGCCCGCGACCACCGCGGCTACACCGCCCCCTCACACGAGCGGGAGGCGACCCCTGACGACCGGAGCGGCCACTGGGGCCGTCAGTTCGAACGGCTCGCGCCGATAGTCGACGAGACGCTTCGCGAACCGCACGCAACGGCGAGTGAGGCGGTTACCAATGAGCGTACCCGCAACGACAGCGGGCGGCTAGACGACGCGGCGACGGCGCTCGAAGAGATGGCGGACCCGCTGGCGGAGATACACGCGCTGGCAGCCGCCCATCGTGACGCCGACGCGCTCGAACGTGTTGCCCTTGATTCAGCCGTCGAAAGCGCCTGGGAGGCCGCCGACCCGATGTGGGCGCGGCTTGAAACGGAAGAGCTGACGGCTGTCAACGCCGTCCCCGAGCGGCTTGAGCGGTTGCTCACCGAACTGTTCGAGAACGCCGTCGAGCACGGCGGTGACGTGACCGTCCGCGTCGGAATGCTCCCGGACGGCATTTATGTCGCCGACGACGGGCCGGGACTGGAGGCCCCAGAGACCGTCTTCGAAGTCGGCTACACGACCGACGACGGCGACGGGACGGGACTCGGCCTTCCGACCGTGGCCGCCATCGCGGAGAGCCATGCGTGGGACGTGTCGGCGGCCGAAAGCGCCGACGGCGGCGCACGGTTCGAGGTCCGTGGGATGCAGACGTTCGGCCGCGCCGAGTGA
- a CDS encoding prephenate dehydrogenase/arogenate dehydrogenase family protein, whose protein sequence is MQLLVVGAGEMGQWFARHSGADAVAFADRDSDTARRAAAGLNDAQAVPLDTDERFDVVCIAVPMSAVADAVAAHAGKATAAVVDVAGEMRDSVAALRKHAPDRERASFHPLFSASNAPGNLPVVVDAEGPTVAALRAALSAAGNEVFETTPEEHDRAMETVQAQAHTAVLAYALAADDVDSRFHTALSEPLEALVDDVVGNTPEVYAEIQSRFDGSDAVAEAAQRLADADASEFADLYEEAGR, encoded by the coding sequence ATGCAACTGCTCGTCGTCGGCGCCGGCGAGATGGGGCAGTGGTTTGCCCGTCACAGCGGCGCCGACGCTGTCGCGTTCGCCGACCGCGATTCCGACACCGCACGGCGAGCCGCAGCTGGACTGAATGACGCTCAGGCGGTACCGCTCGACACCGACGAGCGGTTCGACGTTGTCTGTATAGCGGTACCGATGTCGGCGGTGGCGGACGCGGTCGCGGCACACGCTGGGAAGGCAACAGCAGCCGTCGTCGATGTCGCCGGTGAGATGCGCGATTCGGTCGCGGCCCTCCGGAAACACGCTCCCGACCGCGAGCGAGCCAGCTTCCATCCGCTGTTTTCGGCTTCGAACGCTCCCGGTAACCTCCCGGTCGTCGTCGACGCCGAGGGACCGACCGTCGCGGCCCTCCGGGCGGCGCTTTCTGCGGCCGGCAATGAGGTCTTCGAGACAACGCCGGAAGAACACGACCGGGCGATGGAAACCGTACAAGCGCAGGCCCACACAGCCGTGCTAGCCTATGCGCTCGCGGCGGACGATGTCGATAGCCGGTTTCACACAGCACTTTCGGAGCCGCTGGAAGCGCTTGTCGATGATGTCGTCGGTAACACGCCCGAGGTGTATGCCGAGATACAGTCCCGCTTCGATGGTAGCGATGCCGTCGCGGAGGCGGCACAACGGCTGGCCGACGCCGATGCGTCCGAGTTTGCCGACCTCTACGAGGAGGCGGGTCGATGA
- a CDS encoding methyltransferase domain-containing protein translates to MTDTEAVLDTARYLREVRPIDPEEIYEYVDGQPHPAVVRQTLREHAFELGLKEREDGAFVPVEDGTVHPDFTGVERFPEQYARQLESLLVDRYGAGWPDSDAGDRLREHIDQLKVDYFADADVTYDEETALAYALYHLPDYYAAIQYVLDDLGSAGLLGRRLRVLDVGAGTGGPMLGIHEYLPEETLVDYDAVEPSAAADVFEQMASETRRGFEPTLYRETAESFSPDGDYDLIVFANVLSELSQPAAVFERYLDHLADDGTVVAVSPAEERTATRLRDIEREVLDRRPDATVYAPTIRLWPDESPSDRGWTFTRQADIEPPAFQTRLDAAAADDAAADGIAAGGDGTYTKTTVQYAYLLLRTDGRRAIEYTPDPDTVAKMADMDAHVTDRIDLAALKLSPDLSSDGNPLYKISDGSEAVDHYAVLTRESSLNRELPAAPYGSLLRFENVLVLWNDDEDAYNLVVDDETVVDRLA, encoded by the coding sequence ATGACCGACACTGAAGCCGTACTCGACACGGCGCGTTATCTCCGCGAAGTCCGGCCGATCGACCCCGAAGAGATATACGAGTACGTCGACGGCCAGCCACATCCGGCCGTCGTTCGGCAGACGCTTCGCGAACACGCCTTCGAACTCGGGCTCAAAGAACGCGAGGACGGCGCGTTCGTCCCGGTTGAGGACGGGACGGTCCACCCCGATTTCACCGGTGTTGAGCGGTTCCCAGAACAGTACGCCAGACAACTTGAATCGCTGCTTGTCGACCGCTACGGCGCTGGCTGGCCCGACAGCGACGCTGGCGACCGCCTGCGAGAGCACATTGACCAGCTGAAGGTTGACTACTTTGCCGACGCTGATGTGACATACGACGAGGAGACGGCGCTGGCCTACGCGCTGTACCATCTACCGGACTACTACGCTGCAATCCAGTATGTCCTCGATGACCTCGGCTCGGCGGGACTGCTCGGCCGACGGCTTCGCGTGCTCGATGTCGGGGCCGGCACCGGCGGACCGATGCTCGGCATTCACGAGTACCTCCCCGAGGAGACGCTCGTCGACTACGACGCCGTCGAACCGAGCGCCGCTGCCGATGTCTTCGAGCAGATGGCCTCGGAGACGCGCCGAGGGTTTGAGCCAACCCTCTACCGTGAGACCGCCGAATCCTTCTCGCCGGACGGCGACTACGACCTCATCGTTTTTGCGAACGTGCTCTCGGAGCTTTCGCAGCCGGCTGCTGTCTTCGAGCGGTATCTCGACCACCTCGCCGACGATGGGACGGTAGTCGCCGTCTCACCGGCAGAGGAGCGGACTGCGACCCGGCTGCGGGACATCGAACGTGAGGTACTCGACCGCCGGCCGGACGCGACCGTCTACGCACCGACAATTCGGCTGTGGCCCGACGAGTCACCGTCGGACCGTGGGTGGACGTTCACCCGGCAGGCTGACATCGAACCGCCAGCCTTCCAGACGCGGCTGGACGCAGCCGCGGCCGACGATGCTGCGGCGGACGGCATCGCCGCCGGCGGCGACGGGACCTACACCAAGACCACCGTACAGTACGCGTACCTCCTGTTGCGGACCGACGGCAGGCGCGCCATCGAGTATACGCCGGACCCCGACACGGTGGCAAAGATGGCGGATATGGACGCCCACGTCACCGACCGCATCGACCTCGCGGCGCTGAAGCTGTCGCCTGACCTCTCGTCGGACGGCAACCCACTGTACAAGATTAGCGACGGCAGCGAAGCGGTCGACCACTACGCCGTGCTGACTCGGGAATCGTCGCTCAACAGGGAGCTACCTGCGGCTCCCTACGGCTCGCTGCTCCGATTTGAGAACGTTTTGGTGCTGTGGAACGACGACGAGGACGCCTACAACCTCGTGGTCGACGACGAGACAGTCGTCGACCGGCTCGCCTGA
- a CDS encoding MPN domain-containing protein produces the protein MVYITRGLLAALCELAAERDPRSVTVALTVTPASELAPAGPAADDGSATVPARRNDVDLSALQPDADVFTDMYLPDTGGSVTAVFGMDLSTPGSAGRFISHPEGPFGLTKADDLHEVVFIAVPPYDRDAVAAFDRRGNVLTVTVVKAVPPEGSVEPLDT, from the coding sequence GTGGTGTACATCACCCGCGGACTGCTGGCGGCGCTGTGTGAACTCGCGGCCGAGCGTGACCCGCGGTCGGTCACCGTCGCGCTAACCGTGACGCCGGCGTCGGAGCTCGCCCCCGCCGGCCCAGCGGCCGACGACGGGTCGGCGACTGTACCCGCCCGCCGCAACGACGTCGACCTCTCGGCGCTCCAGCCCGACGCCGATGTTTTCACCGATATGTACTTGCCAGATACCGGCGGGTCCGTCACGGCGGTGTTCGGCATGGACCTGTCGACGCCCGGCTCAGCCGGCCGGTTCATCTCACATCCGGAGGGGCCATTCGGTCTGACGAAGGCAGACGACCTCCACGAGGTCGTCTTCATCGCGGTGCCGCCCTATGACCGAGACGCCGTCGCCGCCTTCGACCGGCGCGGCAACGTACTGACTGTCACTGTTGTCAAAGCGGTGCCGCCGGAAGGGTCGGTGGAGCCGCTCGATACATAG
- a CDS encoding DUF5789 family protein → MMGVRPPQANDDEEPEIIAFGIAALDEYLEQGNVTFPATDEELRRALGDPDIPYDAKGHTISFGSALERAGRERFENRQQFMNALHPVFEAERERTNNSFVGRVRSLLPF, encoded by the coding sequence ATGATGGGAGTCCGGCCGCCACAGGCAAACGACGACGAGGAGCCCGAAATAATCGCGTTCGGTATCGCCGCACTCGACGAGTACCTCGAGCAGGGCAACGTGACGTTTCCGGCCACTGACGAGGAGCTCCGCCGAGCGCTCGGCGACCCCGACATTCCTTATGACGCAAAGGGACACACGATTTCTTTTGGGTCCGCGCTCGAACGGGCCGGCCGAGAGCGGTTCGAGAACCGCCAACAGTTCATGAACGCACTGCATCCGGTCTTTGAGGCCGAGCGGGAACGGACGAACAACAGCTTCGTCGGACGCGTGCGCTCGCTGCTGCCGTTCTGA
- the aglJ gene encoding S-layer glycoprotein N-glycosyltransferase AglJ produces the protein MRMPDRTDVCVLLPTLNESETIGDVVGGFYDHGFEHVLVVDGDSTDGTRAIAREHGARVITQSGSGKGQAVREGVEQIDQPYVLMADGDGTYRPEDADKMLTPLFAGRAEHVIGDRFADMEAGAMTRLNAVGNRLINRLFATIHGRDLQDILSGYRAFTTQSFERSKLSADGFGIETELAVECVRRGVSTAVVPIRYEARPGGSETNLHPLKDGGRILLTLYRLARMNNPIFYFGSVAAVGTAGGVALGAFVGYRYLTAGVSHEVLALLAAFLVLLSVQLLMFGVLSDIIVSIHREQTRRLDDIADQLEEQNDE, from the coding sequence ATGAGAATGCCAGACCGGACAGACGTGTGCGTGCTGTTACCGACGCTCAATGAGTCCGAGACAATCGGTGACGTCGTCGGTGGCTTCTACGACCACGGCTTCGAGCACGTACTTGTCGTTGACGGTGACTCGACGGATGGAACGCGGGCCATCGCCCGCGAGCACGGGGCCCGCGTCATCACGCAGTCGGGCAGCGGAAAGGGACAGGCAGTCCGGGAAGGTGTCGAACAGATTGACCAACCGTACGTGTTGATGGCCGACGGCGATGGCACGTATCGGCCGGAAGACGCTGACAAAATGCTCACGCCGCTGTTTGCGGGGCGGGCCGAGCATGTCATCGGCGACCGGTTTGCCGACATGGAGGCGGGGGCGATGACGCGGTTGAACGCTGTCGGTAACCGCCTCATCAATCGCCTGTTTGCAACGATTCACGGGCGTGACTTACAGGACATTCTGTCGGGATACCGGGCGTTTACGACCCAATCGTTCGAGCGGTCGAAGCTCTCGGCTGACGGGTTCGGCATCGAGACCGAGTTGGCCGTCGAGTGCGTCCGTCGCGGGGTTTCGACTGCGGTCGTGCCGATTCGGTACGAGGCTCGGCCGGGAGGGTCGGAGACGAACCTGCATCCACTGAAGGACGGCGGCCGCATTCTGCTGACGCTGTACCGGCTTGCGCGGATGAACAATCCGATTTTTTATTTCGGGAGCGTGGCGGCTGTCGGGACCGCCGGTGGTGTGGCACTGGGAGCGTTTGTGGGCTACCGGTATCTGACTGCCGGCGTTTCGCATGAGGTCTTGGCGCTTTTGGCAGCGTTTCTGGTGTTGCTGTCGGTCCAACTGCTGATGTTCGGGGTGCTTTCCGACATTATCGTCTCAATACACCGAGAGCAAACCCGCCGGCTCGACGATATCGCCGACCAACTCGAAGAACAAAACGACGAGTAA
- a CDS encoding phosphopantetheine adenylyltransferase — protein MKVVLGGTFDPVHDGHRALFERAFELGDVTVGLTSDELAPKTRSVDRHVRSYDERKDDLEAELETLADDYGREFEVRELTEPTGIATEPGFDALIVSPETKDGGELVNEERIEKGLEPLDIEVVDHRYAEDGDIISSTRIVAGEIDEHGNLTPESDGRPPAKD, from the coding sequence ATGAAGGTCGTACTGGGCGGGACGTTTGACCCGGTGCACGACGGGCACCGGGCGCTTTTCGAACGCGCGTTCGAACTCGGCGACGTCACCGTCGGGCTGACGAGCGACGAGCTCGCCCCCAAGACACGCAGCGTCGACCGCCATGTCCGCTCCTACGACGAGCGGAAGGATGACCTTGAAGCCGAACTGGAAACGCTTGCGGACGACTACGGCCGCGAGTTCGAAGTCCGAGAGCTGACAGAGCCGACCGGCATCGCAACCGAACCGGGGTTTGACGCGCTAATCGTCTCCCCCGAAACGAAGGACGGCGGCGAACTCGTGAACGAAGAGCGGATAGAAAAGGGTCTGGAGCCGCTCGATATCGAGGTCGTCGACCACCGCTACGCTGAGGACGGCGACATCATCTCCTCGACCCGCATCGTCGCGGGTGAAATCGACGAGCATGGCAATCTCACGCCGGAGTCCGACGGCCGCCCTCCGGCGAAGGACTAG